The following nucleotide sequence is from Pseudomonas sp. S09G 359.
GAAAGCTCTATCAGCTCGTAGGCAGGGTCTTCTTGTGTAGCGATTTGATCATCTGCCCATTGGGCAGCGTCCGATACGCTAAAAATACCTAGCTCTATACCTACCTTCAGGTAAGAGATCTGTTCATTAATGTTCAAGCGCTGAGTCATTTTTGACATGTGCATGCCCTGATCATTTGACACGCCACTTTATCCTGAGACAGATCAATCCGTTAGATATCTATCAGGAGATACGCAGAAGCGCGACACCGGCATCTATCGGCCAGAAGCGAACGCTCATGATCCAGAGTCCCTTCCCGACCGACTTGCAAGAGAAGATTCAAGCCTTCTGGCGGCACAGGGGCTGCCGCGTGATGCCGCGCCGTTTCTTTCGTTCTATGCCTACTCACAGACCGAAATTGAGTCACGAGTACAAAATGTCGGCTTACCCGAATCTTATTTTCCTCTAGGTCACAATGGATCTGGCGACGTTGTTGCCATTGATATGGACAGCCGACACGTCATCTACTTCAACCACGACCGTTACAACGGGAGAGTTTTCATAAATTCTTCTCTTCCGCAATTTGCTGAGACTCTTTGTATCTACCAAGAGCACCTCACCAAGGAGGCCATGGCTGATTGTCTCGACGCAATTGCAACCATCGACTCACGAGCGGTCGATCTTGGGTCTATGTGGCCAAGCAGAGTAGCAACCAGCAGGGCTCGGATCATCGCGGCGTCTCCAGAGGGTATCGGTGCGAGGAGCGTAGCCGGGTTTTCGGCAGGCTGATGGCGGCCAGGCCAGGAATTTCTGCCTGCCGCTGGCACGCAAAAGCCGCGATCAAATTACTAGCCACGCATCTGCCAGAGGATGAAATCGACTTTCTTGAGATCCGTCAGCGCGTGGTGTTCCGGTACCAATTTGTTGAACTGCTCTACCCAACTCACACCTTCATCAGACGGCAGGAAGCTCTGGTACCAATTTT
It contains:
- a CDS encoding SUKH-4 family immunity protein encodes the protein MYRPEANAHDPESLPDRLAREDSSLLAAQGLPRDAAPFLSFYAYSQTEIESRVQNVGLPESYFPLGHNGSGDVVAIDMDSRHVIYFNHDRYNGRVFINSSLPQFAETLCIYQEHLTKEAMADCLDAIATIDSRAVDLGSMWPSRVATSRARIIAASPEGIGARSVAGFSAG